TTCGGCGCGGGTCACGGCTTCGCAGTCACAGAGGACGGGATTCGGTTCGCCCGTCTTCAGCACGTCGTCGGCGCGACTGCCGAGTCGCTGGACGCTTCGGCGGCCGACTGGCGAGCGCAGACCGAATTCGTCCATGTAGTCCCGGAGGACGGAGAAGTCCTCGCTCCCCGGCAGTGGTTCGTCGGCAGTTTGGCACTCCGCTGATACGCCCAACTGCTCGCAGACGTGGTCGGAAATCTCCTCTGCCATCATTCGGTAGGTGGTGAACTTCCCCCCGACGATGCTGGTGAAGCTACTGAGGCCGTCGCGCTCCTCGTGGTCCAACAGGAAGTAGTCCCGCGTGATGTCCGTCGGGTCCGTCGTGCCGGTGCCCGGTGGTTCGTACAGCGGTCGCACGCCCCAGAAGGAGCGAACTGTCCGAGCCTCTTGCAGAATCGGGACCAACTTCGACAGTTGGTCTATCATCATATCCACTTCCCACTGTTCCTCAGGGTAGTCCTCAGGGTCCGAGACTTCCTCGTCAGTCGTGCCCAGAATCGCGGTCGTCTCGTGGGGCACCACGATGTCGGCGTCGCCTTTCGGCCGACAGTGGTTGATGACCGTATCGACCTGCCGACAGTTCATCACGACCATCACGCCCTTCGAGGGGCGAACTTCCACGTCAACGCCCGCCATCTCGCCGATTTGTCCGGCCCACGCGCCCGTCGCGTTGACGACGTACTCCGCAGTTATCTTCTCCGTCTCACCTGCACGTCCGTGTTCGTGCTTGCCCGGCCCGGAGTCGTGGCGGACTTCGAGACCACGGACTTCGTCGTCCGACTCGTCCAGAAGCACGTCAGTCACCTCGGTGTGCGTCTCGATGCGCGCGCCGTGTTCCTGCGCGCTGGCGGCGTTCGCCACGCACAGTCGGAACGGGTCGATAGCCCCGTCCGGCACCCGAATCGAGCGTTTCACGTCCTTGCTGAGATACGGTTCCTCCTCGCGGGCCTCTTCGGCAGTGAGTACGTCCGCGGGGATGCCACACTCTCGACAGCCCTTCAACTTCTCCTCGAAGTACTCGTCGTCGTCGCCCTCCAACTGGACGAACTGACCACCGGTCATCTCGACGCAGTGGCTGGCGATGTCCCGGAGGACCCGGTTCTCTTCGATGCACTCGCTCGCACTCGGTTGGTCGGAGACGGCGTATCGAGCGCCGCTGTGGAGCAAGCCGTGCATTCGGCCGGTCGTCCCGTTCGTCAGGTTTCCCTTCTCGACGAGGGTCACGTCCACCCCTCGCATGGCGAGGTCGCGGGCGATGCCACACCCTGTCGAACCACCCCCGACGACGAGGACTTCCGCGTCGGTCATTCGGTCGAGTATTGGACGGTGCAGACTTGAGTGTACCGCTGGCGTCAACAAATCGAGCGAAAACCGACAGAAACACTTCTCTTTCACTAATTATTTGTCATCAATTGTTTACAATGGCGAGAAGTTTTATGCTCGGTCACTCTATGTTTATTGGTAACATGATTGTCCGAGCGACGCGCTCGTCGGTGGCAATCGACCCTCAAAGAGGTAGACAAGATGTCAACAGGAACGCAGTACGTCGGTGCTATCGACCAAGGAACCACAGGGACCCGATTCATGGTCTTCGACCACGATGGCAGCGTCGTCGCCAATGCGTACGAAACCCACGAACAGATGTACCCCGAACCTGGCTGGGTCGAACACGACCCACTCGAAATTTGGGAGAACACCAAATCTGTCATCCAATCGTCACTCGCGGAAGCGGGCATCGGTGCGGACCAACTGGCCGCAATCGGCGTCACGAACCAGCGCGAGACGACTCTGTTCTGGGACGCCGAGACCGGGAAGCCGATTCACAATGCAATCGTCTGGCAGGACCGCCGGACGACCGACCGCGTCGAGCAACTCGAAGCAGACGGGAAGGTAGCCGATATCCGGAAGAAGACGGGTCTCGAAGCGGACGCCTACTTCTCGGCGACGAAAGCCGAATGGTTGCTGGAGAACGCAGAACCCATCAAGACTCAGCGCGCGCGTCCCGCAGACCTCAAAGAGCGCGCCGCAGACGGTGAAATCTTGTTCGGGACCATCGACTCGTGGGTCGTATTCAACCTGACGGGCAACCACGTAACCGACGTTACCAACGCTTCTCGGACGATGCTGTTCGACATCCACGAGATGGACTGGGACGACGAACTCCTCGCAGAGTTCAACGTGCCAGAAGGGTGTTTGCCGGAAGTTCGACCGTCGAGCGACGAGAACTACTACGGCACCACGGACGACGAA
The sequence above is a segment of the Halorussus halophilus genome. Coding sequences within it:
- the glpA gene encoding anaerobic glycerol-3-phosphate dehydrogenase subunit GlpA, with protein sequence MTDAEVLVVGGGSTGCGIARDLAMRGVDVTLVEKGNLTNGTTGRMHGLLHSGARYAVSDQPSASECIEENRVLRDIASHCVEMTGGQFVQLEGDDDEYFEEKLKGCRECGIPADVLTAEEAREEEPYLSKDVKRSIRVPDGAIDPFRLCVANAASAQEHGARIETHTEVTDVLLDESDDEVRGLEVRHDSGPGKHEHGRAGETEKITAEYVVNATGAWAGQIGEMAGVDVEVRPSKGVMVVMNCRQVDTVINHCRPKGDADIVVPHETTAILGTTDEEVSDPEDYPEEQWEVDMMIDQLSKLVPILQEARTVRSFWGVRPLYEPPGTGTTDPTDITRDYFLLDHEERDGLSSFTSIVGGKFTTYRMMAEEISDHVCEQLGVSAECQTADEPLPGSEDFSVLRDYMDEFGLRSPVGRRSVQRLGSRADDVLKTGEPNPVLCDCEAVTRAEVRDAIDQSGTDLNAVRIRTRASMGNCQGGFCCHRMANELFPEYDESQAYDALDELFEERWKGERHALWGEQLSQAALNYALHATTMNRDRPLKGEDTDFAAFDSGVETEIPEPVADERGERGD